From Pseudomonadota bacterium:
CGCACCTTCGCGTCGAAGAGGACGCGCAGCGAGCCGGACGGGCCGAGCAGCGCGGTCGCCGGCGCGGCGCGGTGGCGGTAGCGGATCTGCGCCTCGCAGCGGAACCGATCCGCCGGCGCAATGCCGCCCAACCAGCGGAAGCCGCTCGCCTCGAGGCCCACGCTCTCGAGATCCGCGGGATCTCCCGACAGCACGACGCGCCCGGAATCGGCCTCGACGCGGCACACGTAGGCGCGCCCGCCGAGGGCGACCCCGAGCCCCTTGCGCTGCCCGACGGTGAAGCGGTGGAGACCGTCGTGCCGCCCGAGGCGACGGCCGTCCGGCCCCACGATCTCGCCGGCGCGCGCGCGGCCGCCGAGCCTCCGCCGCAGCGCCTCCGCGAGCCCCGGCCCGTCCTGCGCGACGCACGCGTCCTGGCTTTCGGCCCGGTCGGCGTTCGCGAGCCTCAAGTCGCGGGCGAGCGCCCGGACCTCGGGCTTCCGGAGCCCGCCGAGCGGGAAGAGCACGCGCCGCAGCTGGTCGTCGCCCAGGCGGTGCAGGAAGTACGACTGGTCCTTGTCCGTGTCGGCGCCCCGGAGGAGCGCCGTGCCCCGCCCGTCGGGATCGGGCCCGGTTCGAGCGTAGTGGCCGGTCGCTATCCGCTCCGCGCCGACCTCGTCCGCGAGCGCGGCGAGCATCCGCAGCTTGATCCGGCTGTTGCAGACGACGCACGGGTTCGGCGTGCGCCCCCTGTCGTACTCGCGCCACGCGGGCTCGAGCACCTCCTCGAGGAACGCTGCCGCGCAGTCGACGGTCCTGTGCTCCGCGCCGAGCGCCCGGGCGACCGCGCGCGCCGCCTCGGCCTCGCGGCGTTCGCCGTCCTCCGCCATCACGAGCGTCGCGCCGAGGACGCGACAGCCGCGCCGCACGAGCAGCCCGGCCGCCGCGCTCGAGTCCACCCCGCCGCTCATCGCGACGACGACCGTCTCGCCGGATCTCGGCTCCAACTCAGGCGCCTCCCGTCTCCGCGCACCCGATGCTCCCGCGCCGAAGCCATTGTGGTACACTGCCCGAGGAGGAAAGCAAATGCGCTCGAAAATCGTCTGCGCCGCCGTGCTCGCCATCCTCTGTGCGCCGACGTGCGCCGAGGAGACGTCCAACGGCGTGGGCACCATCGACGGCGACGCGGATTCCGACGCCGACACGGACACCGACACCGACGCCGATTCGGATACGGATTCGGATACGGACTCCGATACCGACTCGGATTCCGACACGGACACGGACGCCGACACGGACACCGACACCGACACGGATACCGATACCGACACCGATTCGGACACCGACGCCGACTGCCC
This genomic window contains:
- the mnmA gene encoding tRNA 2-thiouridine(34) synthase MnmA; amino-acid sequence: MEPRSGETVVVAMSGGVDSSAAAGLLVRRGCRVLGATLVMAEDGERREAEAARAVARALGAEHRTVDCAAAFLEEVLEPAWREYDRGRTPNPCVVCNSRIKLRMLAALADEVGAERIATGHYARTGPDPDGRGTALLRGADTDKDQSYFLHRLGDDQLRRVLFPLGGLRKPEVRALARDLRLANADRAESQDACVAQDGPGLAEALRRRLGGRARAGEIVGPDGRRLGRHDGLHRFTVGQRKGLGVALGGRAYVCRVEADSGRVVLSGDPADLESVGLEASGFRWLGGIAPADRFRCEAQIRYRHRAAPATALLGPSGSLRVLFDAKVRAVAPGQAVVLYRGDRVLGGGWIERGLREGRS